A stretch of the Gossypium hirsutum isolate 1008001.06 chromosome D07, Gossypium_hirsutum_v2.1, whole genome shotgun sequence genome encodes the following:
- the LOC107900377 gene encoding uncharacterized protein has protein sequence MRHVLVILRRNLQNIKKSPRVADENRYGGGGNSNNNNGIFIDRSSSRGSWNGISVICNAVRAPLSLVSCFFAQPHVNGATDGVWVSTEIAQISEMNHLMVSDSMRYAPDVNKYAYKIYFMQVASRFSFFSLLDDHRRRGIFYLLLFTSLQGLTIFFNCWLFF, from the coding sequence ATGAGGCACGTGCTGGTGATTTTGCGACGAAATctgcaaaacataaagaaaagccCCCGAGTAGCCGATGAGAACAGGTATGGAGGTGGAGGGAACAGCAACAATAATAATGGGATTTTCATAGATAGATCATCATCTCGAGGGTCCTGGAATGGGATCTCAGTGATTTGCAATGCTGTAAGAGCTCCTCTTTCTCTAGTTTCATGCTTTTTTGCTCAACCCCATGTTAATGGAGCTACCGATGGGGTTTGGGTGTCAACTGAAATTGCTCAAATATCGGAGATGAATCACTTGATGGTCAGTGACAGCATGCGTTATGCTCCTGATGTAAACAAATATGCATACAAGATATATTTTATGCAAGTAGCTTCTAGGTTTTCTTTCTTCTCTCTCTTGGATGATCATAGAAGAAGGGGAATTTTCTATTTGTTGTTGTTCACTTCTTTGCAAGGATTGactatattttttaattgttggctttttttctaa